From one Deinococcus detaillensis genomic stretch:
- a CDS encoding type II toxin-antitoxin system PemK/MazF family toxin, whose amino-acid sequence MLCGAEALTASKLLISLAQGNKPDRDFSTLRNRSRLATLLAVSVTTNLALADLPSNVAVPALAAGLSQDSVINITQVIPVDRSFLDSRIGQLPAELLRRVEDGLRLIQGF is encoded by the coding sequence TTGTTATGCGGCGCGGAAGCGCTCACGGCTTCCAAGTTGCTGATTAGTTTAGCTCAAGGAAATAAACCTGACAGAGACTTCAGCACGCTGAGGAACCGCTCACGGCTGGCAACGCTGCTGGCCGTGTCGGTCACGACCAATCTGGCGCTGGCCGACCTGCCGAGCAACGTGGCCGTCCCCGCGCTCGCGGCGGGGCTGTCCCAAGACAGCGTGATCAATATCACCCAAGTGATTCCGGTAGACCGGAGCTTTCTGGATTCGCGGATTGGGCAACTGCCCGCAGAGTTGCTGCGGCGCGTCGAAGACGGTCTGCGGCTGATTCAAGGCTTTTGA
- a CDS encoding BMP family lipoprotein — protein sequence MNLSRTALTLSLLALSSLSIGSMAAAQSGIRVGLAYDAGGKFDKSFNQSAYEGSQRAVKAGGVSVKDFEPSDPSQTVQGIRGFAKDGFDLTIAVGFANNASITQVAKENPDLAFGLVDDVSDAKNVQSMTFKEQEGSFLVGYLAGLNSSTSVLGFIGGQDVPLIHKFEAGYIAGAKAANPKIKIVSQYVGTTPDAWNNPGKAKEIAASMRAKGADIIFAAAGASGKGLQDYIKQQQCLKAAQLPKGVTFQSDNFKAVPKAASYTSACAGNTRPMFFIGVDSNQNYLGDFDGNPKTLNHGLTSMTKRVDNAVYALIMDVKTDKFKGGSRVFGLKDGGVGYSVDEFNRALISSAQVAKVEAIKAKIISGAIKVPSQ from the coding sequence ATGAATTTATCCAGAACGGCCTTGACCCTTTCCCTGCTCGCCCTCAGCAGCCTCTCGATTGGCAGCATGGCCGCCGCCCAAAGCGGTATCCGTGTCGGTCTGGCTTACGACGCGGGCGGCAAATTCGACAAGAGCTTTAACCAGTCGGCCTACGAAGGCTCGCAGCGTGCCGTGAAAGCGGGCGGCGTCTCGGTCAAGGATTTCGAGCCTTCCGATCCCAGCCAGACCGTGCAGGGCATTCGCGGCTTTGCCAAAGACGGCTTTGACCTGACCATCGCGGTGGGCTTTGCCAACAACGCCAGCATCACCCAGGTCGCCAAAGAAAACCCCGACCTCGCTTTCGGCTTGGTGGACGACGTATCGGACGCCAAAAACGTTCAGAGCATGACCTTCAAAGAGCAGGAAGGCAGCTTCTTGGTGGGCTACCTCGCCGGCCTCAACAGCTCGACCAGCGTGCTGGGCTTTATCGGTGGTCAAGACGTGCCGCTGATTCACAAATTTGAAGCCGGCTACATCGCCGGAGCCAAAGCCGCCAACCCTAAAATTAAAATCGTCAGCCAGTACGTCGGCACCACCCCCGACGCTTGGAACAACCCCGGCAAGGCCAAAGAAATCGCGGCCAGCATGCGGGCCAAGGGCGCAGATATTATCTTCGCCGCTGCCGGAGCTTCAGGCAAGGGCCTGCAAGACTACATCAAGCAGCAGCAGTGCCTCAAGGCCGCTCAGTTGCCCAAGGGCGTCACCTTCCAGTCCGATAACTTCAAAGCGGTGCCCAAAGCTGCCTCTTACACCTCGGCCTGCGCGGGCAACACCCGTCCGATGTTCTTTATCGGCGTGGACAGCAATCAAAACTACCTCGGCGATTTTGACGGCAACCCCAAAACGCTCAACCACGGCCTGACCAGCATGACCAAGCGGGTAGACAACGCCGTGTACGCCCTGATCATGGACGTCAAGACCGACAAGTTCAAAGGCGGCTCGCGCGTCTTTGGCCTCAAGGACGGCGGCGTGGGCTACTCGGTCGACGAATTCAACAGAGCGCTGATTTCCAGCGCCCAGGTCGCCAAAGTAGAAGCCATCAAAGCCAAAATCATCAGCGGCGCGATCAAGGTACCTTCGCAGTAA
- a CDS encoding bifunctional 5,10-methylenetetrahydrofolate dehydrogenase/5,10-methenyltetrahydrofolate cyclohydrolase, with the protein MILAGPPAAQALLDEARTRAAALPRRPELHVIRLGEDPASVSYVSLKEKKALEVGLGSTVHALPSATSQAELLSLIERLNADPAVSGLLVQLPLPASIDSERVLNAISPEKDVDGFHPVNVGRLWTGAAALPPCTPAGVVRLLDYYGLPVAGQRVVIVGRSNIVGKPLAALLLARDATVTIAHSRTPDLAALTREADMVVAAAGSPHLITAEMIRPGAVVIDVGVNRVGQTKSGKAKLAGDVHPEVAEVAAALTPVPGGVGPMTVAHLIMNTVLAAERLQAGEQPSEPVEVELLA; encoded by the coding sequence ATGATTTTGGCTGGCCCGCCCGCTGCCCAAGCGCTGCTAGACGAAGCCCGGACGCGGGCCGCAGCTTTGCCGCGCCGCCCCGAACTGCACGTCATCCGGCTGGGCGAAGACCCCGCCAGCGTGAGTTATGTCAGTCTCAAGGAAAAAAAGGCGCTGGAAGTCGGACTGGGCAGCACCGTTCACGCCCTGCCGAGCGCCACCAGCCAAGCCGAGCTCCTCTCTCTGATCGAGCGGCTGAATGCCGATCCCGCCGTCAGCGGCTTACTCGTTCAGCTGCCGCTGCCCGCTTCGATTGACAGTGAGCGTGTCCTGAATGCCATCAGCCCCGAAAAAGACGTGGACGGCTTTCACCCGGTCAATGTGGGGCGGCTCTGGACAGGCGCAGCCGCCTTGCCGCCCTGCACCCCCGCTGGGGTGGTGCGCTTGCTCGATTACTACGGCCTGCCGGTAGCTGGGCAGCGGGTGGTGATCGTGGGGCGCAGCAACATCGTGGGCAAACCGCTGGCGGCCCTGCTGCTGGCCCGCGACGCCACCGTGACCATCGCCCACTCGCGCACCCCTGATCTGGCGGCCCTGACCCGCGAAGCCGACATGGTGGTGGCGGCCGCCGGCAGCCCGCACCTGATCACCGCCGAGATGATCCGCCCCGGCGCAGTCGTTATCGATGTGGGGGTCAACCGGGTGGGGCAGACCAAGAGCGGCAAAGCCAAGCTCGCCGGAGACGTTCACCCCGAGGTCGCCGAGGTCGCCGCCGCGCTGACGCCCGTACCCGGCGGCGTCGGCCCGATGACGGTGGCCCACCTGATCATGAACACCGTTTTGGCCGCCGAGCGCCT
- the nusB gene encoding transcription antitermination factor NusB has protein sequence MTRRERAAAQPVGTRRAAREFAFRVLFEAGQGGLDLQQVFTRSEGAMLSGDDTYVHLNPEALSFAHELTFGYQASAAEINDLLQRTIRGWSFEQMAQTDLNVLRLAVFEMQHTAEAHPPIIESAVRIARKFGGDDSGRFVNGVLGGMSRSMEAQPSGEPQH, from the coding sequence GTGACCCGCCGCGAACGCGCCGCTGCTCAGCCGGTGGGCACCCGCCGCGCCGCCCGCGAATTTGCCTTCCGGGTGCTGTTCGAAGCTGGACAGGGCGGCTTAGACCTCCAGCAAGTTTTCACCCGCAGCGAGGGCGCGATGCTCTCGGGCGACGACACCTACGTGCATCTCAACCCCGAAGCGCTTTCCTTTGCCCACGAGTTGACCTTCGGCTACCAAGCCAGCGCCGCCGAGATCAACGACTTGCTCCAGCGCACCATTCGCGGTTGGAGCTTCGAGCAGATGGCCCAGACCGACCTCAACGTGCTGCGGCTGGCGGTGTTCGAAATGCAGCACACGGCCGAAGCCCACCCGCCGATCATCGAGAGCGCCGTGCGGATTGCCCGCAAGTTCGGCGGCGACGATTCGGGCCGCTTTGTCAACGGCGTTCTGGGCGGCATGTCGCGCAGCATGGAAGCCCAGCCCAGCGGCGAACCACAACATTGA
- a CDS encoding S49 family peptidase: MNIPFSPKQSGAALPDGVTKPTWVVVDISGPLPARQPSNPIAALLNRSETLESLAAKFEKLSKAEWLHGVLLRFGSFEADLAGAHALRAMLRRLSDHKRTVSYLPTVTKASLLAASGAGEVVAPESAEFMLQGFGAEITYLGAFLKKHGIDFENLRIGEFKSALTRFSQDYMDDAQRHQTAELLRGMEDAWAADLAEARGVSEGAVRQWLSEGVSSAARAHELGILSSVAYEDELIGPAARPLSAVLDLLMPERSKRGEGRIALVPVVGNIVTGKSRNNPLPLPLLGGAMAGSDSVVAALKRAKEDKHTKAIVLYVDSGGGSALASDLIWREVATSEKPVVAVMGAVAASGGYYVLAAAKHVIASPYTITGSIGVVTGKPVLREFNQRQGFTPERVERQDNALIYSSAQPFSDTERTELERSIGEVYQRFIGRVAQGRKISVEQVDKLGRGRVWSGADALGAGLVDELGDLATGFQRAAELAGLSYGAPVWTATPPNRGPLPEFAQQAAAVSFKPPFLGDAALLWLDLGLHIK; this comes from the coding sequence ATGAACATTCCTTTTAGCCCCAAACAGAGCGGCGCAGCCTTGCCGGACGGCGTGACCAAACCCACCTGGGTGGTGGTGGACATCAGCGGGCCGCTGCCTGCCCGCCAGCCGAGCAACCCGATTGCCGCGCTGCTCAACCGCAGCGAAACGCTGGAATCTTTGGCTGCCAAGTTTGAAAAACTCAGCAAAGCCGAGTGGCTCCACGGCGTCCTCCTGCGCTTCGGCTCTTTTGAAGCCGACCTTGCCGGCGCCCACGCCTTGCGGGCCATGCTGCGGCGCTTGTCGGATCACAAACGCACCGTCAGCTACTTGCCCACCGTCACCAAAGCCAGTTTGCTGGCCGCTTCGGGCGCAGGCGAAGTAGTGGCCCCCGAATCGGCGGAATTCATGCTGCAGGGGTTCGGAGCCGAGATTACCTACCTCGGCGCATTCCTGAAAAAGCACGGCATCGACTTTGAAAATTTGCGGATCGGCGAATTCAAAAGCGCCCTGACCCGTTTTTCGCAAGATTACATGGACGACGCCCAGCGCCACCAAACGGCCGAGTTGCTGCGGGGCATGGAAGACGCCTGGGCCGCCGACCTGGCCGAGGCGCGGGGAGTCAGCGAAGGTGCGGTGCGCCAGTGGCTCAGCGAAGGTGTTTCGAGCGCGGCGCGGGCCCATGAACTCGGCATTCTCAGCAGCGTGGCCTACGAAGATGAACTGATCGGCCCGGCGGCGCGGCCCCTTTCGGCGGTGCTCGATTTGCTGATGCCGGAGCGCAGCAAGCGCGGTGAAGGCCGCATCGCTTTGGTGCCGGTGGTGGGCAACATCGTCACCGGCAAGTCGCGCAACAACCCGCTGCCGCTACCACTCCTCGGCGGCGCGATGGCCGGTTCAGATTCGGTGGTGGCCGCTCTCAAGCGGGCCAAAGAAGACAAACACACCAAAGCCATCGTGTTGTATGTGGATTCCGGCGGCGGCTCGGCGCTGGCCTCCGATTTGATTTGGCGCGAAGTGGCGACCAGCGAAAAGCCGGTGGTGGCGGTGATGGGCGCGGTGGCGGCGTCGGGCGGCTATTACGTGCTGGCCGCCGCCAAACATGTGATCGCCTCTCCCTACACCATCACCGGCAGCATCGGCGTGGTCACGGGCAAGCCGGTGCTGCGCGAGTTTAACCAGCGGCAAGGTTTTACGCCCGAGCGGGTGGAGCGCCAAGACAACGCCCTGATCTATTCGTCTGCCCAACCTTTTTCTGACACTGAGCGCACCGAACTTGAGCGCAGCATCGGCGAGGTGTACCAACGCTTCATTGGCCGCGTGGCCCAGGGGCGCAAGATCAGCGTGGAGCAGGTGGACAAGCTGGGGCGCGGGCGGGTCTGGAGCGGCGCAGACGCCCTCGGCGCGGGCCTCGTCGACGAACTCGGCGACCTCGCCACCGGCTTTCAGCGGGCGGCGGAATTGGCCGGTCTGAGTTACGGCGCTCCCGTCTGGACGGCCACCCCGCCCAACCGGGGGCCGCTGCCGGAATTTGCTCAGCAAGCGGCTGCGGTGAGCTTCAAGCCGCCGTTTCTGGGTGACGCCGCGTTGCTGTGGCTGGATTTGGGACTGCACATCAAGTAA
- the ligA gene encoding NAD-dependent DNA ligase LigA produces the protein MEELARHNRLYHEQDAPEIADHDYDALTREARALEAEHPDWLTEAPSPAQAVGGLPSSAFQPVNHPTPMTSLDNVFDDAELRGFQDKLSRSLNITPEAADFAYTCELKIDGLSVNLYYLDGELQWAATRGNGVTGEIVTAQVLTIAGLPQKLEGLTGELEVRGEVYLSREEFAAFNERAEELGTQPLKNPRNGAAGALRQKDPSVTRSRNLSAILYALGKRDGVPAKTQWEVLEWLRARGFPVSEYSKQVRGIEEAVQYHADLLAVRGDLPFDVDGTVIKLDDLHLQSESGFTSRAPKWAIAYKFPVEEAQTILESVSINVGRTGKLAPLAHLSPRLLEGSTVSKATLHNEDFIRDLDLHIGDTVLVRKAGGVIPEIVRVLPELRPEGAVPFVFPDECPICTFPAVREEGDANRYCTNPECPAKLYEGLRYFVSRGALDIRGIGEKLTRQLLDTGLVKDAADFYALTAEQLSGLERGGDKKAANVLAQLAESKAKPLWRLINALGMAGVGDRNAKALARAFGSLAALEAAAPEHIEAVPGLGGVLAQRVSAELASERLQRLIAKLRAAGLGQQVSETESRTAELTGLNFVLTGSLSRPRDVLKAALEARGARVTGSVTGKTSYLVAGEDAGSKLSRAQELEIPVLDEAGLAALLEEKGAAGLE, from the coding sequence ATGGAGGAACTGGCCCGCCACAACCGCCTTTATCACGAGCAGGACGCGCCCGAAATTGCCGACCATGACTATGACGCCCTGACCCGTGAGGCCCGCGCCCTGGAAGCCGAGCATCCCGATTGGTTGACTGAAGCGCCCTCGCCTGCCCAAGCCGTCGGCGGACTGCCCAGCAGCGCCTTTCAACCCGTTAACCACCCGACCCCGATGACCAGTCTGGACAATGTCTTCGACGACGCGGAGTTGCGCGGCTTTCAAGACAAGCTCTCCCGCTCGCTCAATATCACGCCGGAAGCCGCCGACTTCGCGTATACCTGCGAACTCAAAATTGATGGCCTGAGCGTCAATTTGTACTACCTTGACGGCGAACTTCAGTGGGCCGCCACGCGTGGCAACGGTGTGACCGGCGAAATCGTCACTGCGCAGGTCTTGACCATCGCGGGTTTGCCGCAGAAATTAGAAGGCCTGACCGGCGAACTGGAAGTGCGCGGCGAAGTGTACCTCAGCCGCGAGGAGTTCGCCGCATTCAACGAGCGGGCCGAGGAATTGGGCACGCAGCCGCTCAAAAATCCCCGCAACGGAGCCGCCGGAGCGCTGCGCCAAAAAGACCCGAGCGTAACCCGTTCGCGCAATCTCAGCGCTATTTTGTACGCGCTGGGCAAGCGTGACGGCGTGCCAGCCAAGACCCAGTGGGAGGTGCTGGAATGGCTCAGGGCGCGTGGCTTTCCGGTCAGCGAGTATTCAAAGCAGGTTCGGGGCATCGAAGAAGCGGTGCAGTACCACGCCGATTTGCTGGCGGTGCGCGGCGACTTGCCGTTCGATGTGGACGGCACCGTCATCAAGCTCGATGACCTGCATTTGCAGTCTGAATCCGGCTTCACCAGTCGGGCACCCAAATGGGCCATCGCTTATAAGTTTCCAGTAGAAGAAGCCCAGACCATTTTGGAAAGTGTCAGCATCAATGTGGGACGCACTGGCAAACTGGCTCCGCTGGCCCACCTTTCGCCGCGCCTCTTGGAAGGCAGCACCGTCAGCAAAGCCACGCTGCACAACGAAGATTTTATCCGTGACCTCGATTTGCACATTGGCGACACGGTGCTGGTTCGCAAAGCGGGCGGCGTCATTCCCGAGATCGTGCGGGTGCTGCCAGAGCTGCGCCCGGAGGGAGCTGTGCCGTTCGTGTTTCCGGATGAGTGCCCCATCTGCACCTTTCCCGCCGTGCGTGAGGAAGGCGACGCCAACCGCTACTGCACCAACCCCGAGTGCCCGGCCAAGCTGTATGAGGGGCTGCGCTACTTCGTCTCGCGCGGTGCGCTGGACATTCGCGGCATCGGCGAAAAGCTGACCCGCCAGCTCCTAGACACTGGACTGGTCAAAGACGCCGCCGACTTTTATGCGCTCACCGCCGAGCAACTTTCCGGCCTGGAGCGCGGCGGCGACAAAAAAGCCGCCAACGTACTGGCGCAGCTCGCGGAAAGCAAAGCCAAACCCCTGTGGCGCTTAATCAACGCGCTGGGCATGGCGGGCGTCGGAGACCGCAACGCCAAAGCGCTGGCCCGCGCCTTCGGTTCGCTGGCCGCGCTGGAAGCCGCCGCGCCCGAGCACATCGAAGCGGTGCCCGGACTCGGCGGCGTGCTGGCCCAGCGGGTCAGCGCCGAACTGGCTTCCGAGCGGTTGCAACGCTTGATCGCCAAACTCCGCGCCGCCGGACTGGGCCAGCAAGTCAGTGAAACCGAAAGCCGCACGGCGGAACTCACCGGCTTGAACTTCGTGCTGACTGGCAGTCTCAGTCGCCCGCGCGACGTGCTGAAAGCCGCCCTCGAAGCGCGGGGCGCTCGCGTGACCGGCAGCGTGACCGGCAAAACCAGTTACTTGGTGGCGGGGGAGGATGCCGGAAGCAAACTCAGCCGCGCTCAGGAACTTGAGATTCCGGTGCTGGACGAAGCGGGCCTCGCGGCGCTGCTGGAGGAAAAGGGAGCGGCAGGGCTGGAGTGA
- a CDS encoding Asp23/Gls24 family envelope stress response protein, whose amino-acid sequence MELEISKNVLTDIATSTLERIEGLSIAVATPRPGKLGEALSESLSGSLGSLGAGEMPSSRRPRALKITRDGQSVSLEVGVNIEYGKNLHKLAQQAQNALQENIELMTGLKVKAVNVTVQNLSLPVPSAAAPSAGNA is encoded by the coding sequence ATGGAACTTGAAATCAGCAAAAACGTCCTGACCGACATCGCCACCTCGACCCTGGAGCGCATCGAGGGCCTGAGCATCGCCGTCGCCACGCCGCGCCCCGGCAAATTGGGCGAGGCGTTGAGCGAGTCGCTCAGTGGTTCGCTGGGCAGCCTCGGCGCAGGGGAAATGCCGTCTTCGCGCCGTCCCAGAGCGCTTAAAATCACCCGCGACGGCCAGAGCGTGAGCCTAGAGGTCGGCGTCAATATCGAGTACGGCAAGAACCTGCACAAACTGGCGCAGCAAGCCCAAAATGCCCTGCAAGAAAACATCGAACTGATGACGGGCCTCAAAGTCAAAGCGGTCAATGTCACGGTGCAAAATCTGAGTTTGCCGGTGCCGAGCGCGGCTGCTCCCTCAGCGGGTAACGCGTGA